The Arachis ipaensis cultivar K30076 chromosome B03, Araip1.1, whole genome shotgun sequence region GGTAGTTCGAAAACTCAACTTGTTAATGCTAATTTAAGTTTAGAACTTGGAAGTATTGAACAAAAATATCATGCTATTTTTGCTCCATTTAAATTGATTGTTGTAATGATATATGATTCTTGAGAGTTATAGATAAGCTGTGTATTATTGACCCTCCACAACTCCCGTAAGGTTTTTATGGTAAGATTACCTGAACATTGATATAAATAAGATGTTTGAAACATTGCAAGTTTGTAGACATTTAACTTGCAAATTGACAACTATGCTTGTAGACATGTGccattgaatttttcttttttggttcttTTAAGCAAAGCTTTATGTGTCCCGAGATAAAAGAAATCGCTTTGTGATGACACGAATGATATACTACCGATGATTATTCAATTGTCAATTGGACCTTCTCTTTGTGAATTCATTGCATGAAAGACAAGTGTGGACATTGTGGCCTCTCGATTGTAGAAGTTTAGGTTGCACTAAATGTTAGCTGCTTTGTGTTTGCAGAAGGAAACACCACTAGGTTTGGCCACACAATCTGCTCACCCAGGTAGCTATAAATGAGTAATCTCTGTAGTTGTTTAGCTCTGCTGCCCTTGCTCTGTTCAATGTTTTTTGCATTAACtgaacatttatttttttattcatttatatTTTTTGGATAAATTCTAGAAATCAAAATATACACTTAAGGGTCCCCACTTATATGTAAGTCTTGTAAATGAGTTCGAGTCATCCGTTCTTGCTAGCAATCTGAGTTGCTCTATTGAAGGCTAGTACTTATATTTTATACATGCGGTACAGCGGTAGTCATGTTGGAAATTGGAACTTAATAATTGGGACTGATCATGTCCTGTTTCACTAAGATCTTACTTATTGAGGTTTGTGCCTTTTGTATTGCATATTCATGGTAGAGGTGCCAAACTTATTTTAGCAATTGCAAGAACACCTCTAACCCTTGCACTTAGACACATTAGTGTATGCTGTAGTCCTTGTTTGATTTCAGTCTCAGGTCATCAACATCAAACATGTAGTGCAGCTCTTTTGAAATGAGAGGAAATGCTAATGATAGTTCAATCTGAAGCTCATTTTTAAGAGTAATGATATACCAATTTATCTTCTTAAATCTTAAACATCCtcctaatttaaaataaaagcaaCAAGATAAGGATTAGGTGCATTATTAAGTCGAATCTCTCAGTGGATAAGTTATGtggattttcttttctctttccatTTATTTTGCTTTTGAAACAGCATTAATTGATTAGTTTTGGTTCATTGATGTGAGTGTATTATTGTTTCTTGATATGCAGCACGCTTTTCGCCAGATGACAAATACTCCCGGCAAAGAGTTCTTCTGAAGAAGCGTTTTGGTCTGTTGCCAACACAGCAGCCACCTCCCAAGTACTAAGATATACGCATAGCTATTATTTGTGCCATCGCCTTTCACTCCCTGTTTGTTTTGCTCCTTGATGACTTGGTGTGAAAGTTATGTATCTCAGATATTATTTGCCACATTTAATGTTAAATGAATTAAGCTGTTGAACATTTAGTTTGAGGACTGTATCTTAACAAGTCtcgtatattttttattgttctgTGGAATTTTTCAAACTTCAAGTTATGACGAATATCATAACTctgaaaaggaaaaataatgttTTCATCTTTTTCCTACTTTCTTGAAAACTAGTATGTGATTCAGATAGTAGCCAGATACATTAATTTGCCTTATTGAATCAATGTGAATTAGGTTGGTTTCTTTGATACATCTCTGGAGGCATATTAAAAATTTGAGATGTGGTTAATTTTATTTCACACGTCAGCAGATTTTAGTAATACgttagtatttttgaaaaaactaattaaattgttGAAATTTTAAAGGAACAAATAGATTTATAAATGATTTTCCAAAAACTATTAAGAGCATTAAGAGCAACTCCAATGCTAAGAAATAGAGTTCCTCTTCTGATATATGGGGACTCAATTACCATTGGAGTGAAAAGGAAAAGAGGGCTCTTCACGGGGATAAGGTTGAGAGTTCCTCTAAGCAGGgacataaatttaaataatattattataaaaaataataattatattaattttaattacttaattaattaattaggtgAGACCATAATAGGGATTAAAGTTAGTTCcttctaatggagaagagagagattcttTGAGTTTCTATTTATTAGTTATAACGCAAAATCTGATGTGGAAGCACTTTTTATAACAGATAGACCATAAACAGGGACTGAAATGAGTTCCTTATGTTATCTGATTAAAATCGTGAGGCCTTTATTGAAAGGACATGCTCAGGGTCAAAGGCACCGTGAAAAACATGTCAATTAGAGGCGTAGTTTGCTAGAAAGCTAGATGAAAATGGGCCATCACCCAAGAACTTGATGATCATATGCATGTTGAAAGTTTTAGATCAAAGTGGGTGGAAAAAATTCCGTGTCTAAACCAACTTGGGTTAGTCGAGTGGTTTGCTCACTCGTTCTCTTAAACAAGTGTCGGATGTTTAAATCTTGTCTTGTCTATATAGTAATTCATTGGTTGGTGGCAAACTCTTAAATAGAACTTAGATCAACgacaaattagtgaaatactacaGACaacaaaaaatttcacagaagtgCGTGAGATTTTGTCGGGTCAGGAAATCTTGCaaacaacaaaaaaattacacagaAGTGCGCGAGATTTTGTATTGATGATTCTGAATTGTGTTTCAGTGGTTGATATTCTCTCTTTTAAAACTTGTGTGTAAAATTAAGAAATACGAAGCTTagagaaattaataaattaacttTGGTGAATGGTGATATATTATATGAAAAGAATAATTAGGGGAAAAAAGAAGCTTACGAACATGTAAAATATATCGTATTACCTTGAGTGAATAATTAAGCAAAGTGACTTTACTGGTTAGTACAACTGCAACTACGTTATTGTTTATTTGTTTGTGAACTTTCTCCTTctcattatttaaataatatagaTAGAGATACTCACAACTATCAAATAAAGGAAGAATCCATTTCTTTAAGATTTCAGAACATTAAAAATTTACCTATTAATTTATAAGCATTTAAAAGAATATTTTATAAACATTTTTTAAAACAATCATGCTACATTTTTCTTATTCTAATGTGAGTATATTATTAGAGGGTAGTCAACTAAATTAATCTGTTCTTACAAAACGATGTGGTGTCATTGGTTATGACTTATTGTGACAAGTAACCTTTAAACTATATTAAATCAATCAATTTGATTGGATTAACTAATAGATTATCAGGGATCAACCGTGACAAGGCAATTTGAATGAAGCTTGGTTTTAATAGCGGTTTTGATTTTCTGCACATATATTCTCTATTAATCTATTAAGGATAATAACGAGACGTAGAAAgcaaattttatttatatttattataatttatttattgttttttaaatATTCTGGTAAAAGTGTGCTTGGTACCCTTTTCATACTATTGTCTGATAATATCAACCAAATGATTTCGATGTAGAATGAACATACTACATTTATTTATACCCCAAATTCTACTATCATTCCACCTTCACCGGTTCGACTTTAATTCAGAAAAAGTAATTAATAATAATCGGATTTATCTGAAAAATGATACACGTGTTTTAATTCGAACATATCCAGAGCAAGTCTTGTGGACTTATTACACCGTTGaatggatttttttttatttatcaaagataGGAAGTTTGAACTCGCAACTTCTTAAATGAGTATGAGGAGACTAcgtcatttgaactataactcattggtGGTGGTTGAATGGATTAAATTTGATCAATTTTATTTTAGTAAGAATATTCTATAGTGATTTATANNNNNNNNNNNNNNNNNNNNNNNNNNNNNNNNNNNNNNNNNNNNNNNNNNNNNNNNNNNNNNNNNNNNNNNNNNNNNNNNNNNNNNNNNNNNNNNNNNNNNNNTCCACCTTGGAGGAGGCAACTTTCGAGGTATGCACGAAATGAGGACACTGAACACATACCTAAAGTCAAAGGAGGAgcattcaaattcaattatttattttgagATTCGCCAAAAGATTTGGATGTAGAATGAATATACCCTACCTTATAATAATAATGCTCACGAGATTCTGTATATACCATTGAATATTCTCATTTAATTTGCATCATCTATCGTCCACTCGCCTAGATTTCAATGATATTGATTATTTGATATTAATAACAGTGTAAGAATTGGTCAACATAATTGTAATTGAAATCATCTGTTTAGACTTTTAGGAGTTTATGCTTCTCAAGTTTCACATATACAGTGTCCCACAGTCACAGCTCATCATAATATCTTGGACGAAGCAATCCTCAAACATTAATGATACACGTTATTATAGGAGTACGATGGAAAaagattaagaaaaaatatttaataagagaatataaatcatttttcatcctTAAAATATATATGGCAGAACAGGGATATGGCATAACAGGGACGGACATATAGGTTGCGTTTGTTTTCAGAATATGACATTAACACTTTATTTGGATGGAAGatggaaaataaaagaaaagaaaataagagaaaagaaaatagaagaaaaaaaaataaaagaaaaagttgattttttttatattgtttgaatgaagagaaaatagatggaaagaaaataggaaaaaattttttttttgtttggatagaaaaaaaagtaagaagaaaagaaaatcataACTAAGTGAAATTACATTAACATCCTTctctatattatatataaataatactaTATCAATGTATTTTTACCATTGTTTCTATAAAGGATAAATATATCTTTTACCATTGTTTATACTTTTTTAACCAGTTTTCATCTCATGTCCCAGAAGAAAACTTTTCCATTACCTCCGTACCACttttatgttttctttcccattttTTATCTTAATCCAAATAGAGAAAAAGTTAATTTTCCATTCATTTTCCATCCTTGCGTTttccttccacccaatttcttctaaaccaaacaatgcATAAGATATAGATACTGAAACATAAAATTACGTTtgacaaaaataaatattaaattagtatattttgtgtttttatttattAGTATTTTGTCCTATTCTCAATATCTTATTCTGTCTTGTTCTCAGAAACAAACGCAGTCATAGGGATAAGTGGAGCNNNNNNNNNNNNNNNNNNNNNNNNNNNNNNNNNNNNNNNNNNNNNNNNNNNNNNNNNNNNNNNNNNNNNNNNNNNNNNNNNNNNNNNNNNNNNNNNNNNNNNNNNNNNNNNNNNNNNNNNNNNNNNNNNNNNNNNNNNNNNNNNNNNNNNNNNNNNNNNNNNNNNNNNNNNNNNNNNNNNNNNNNNNNNNNNNNNNNNNNNNNNNNNNNNNNNNNNNNNNNNNNNNNNNNNNNNNNNNNNNNNNNNNNNNNNNNNNNNNNNNNNNNNNNNNNNNNNNNNNNNNNNNNNNNNNNNNNNNNNNNNNNNNNNNNNNNNNNNNNNNNNNNNNNNNNNNNNNNNNNNNNNNNNNNNNNNNNNNNNNNNNNNNNNNNNNNNNNNNNNNNNNNNNNNNNNNNNNNNNNNNNNNNNNNNNNNNNNNNNNNNNNNNNNNNNNNNNNNNNNNNNNNNNNNNNNNNNNNNNNNNNNNNNNNNNNNNNNNNNNNNNNNNNNNNNNNNNNNNNNNNNNNNNNNNNNNNNNNNNNNNNNNNNNNNNNNNNNNNNNNNNNNNNNNNNNNNNNNNNNNNNNNNNNNNNNNNNNNNNNNNNNNNNNNNNNNNNNNNNNNNNNNNNNNNNNNNNNNNNNNNNNNNNNNNNNNNNNNNNNNNNNNNNNNNNNNNNNNNNNNNNNNNNNNNNNNNNNNNNNNNNNNNNNNNNNNNNNNNNNNNNNNNNNNNNNNNNNNNNNNNNNNNNNNNNNNNNNNNNNNNNNNNNNNNNNNNNNNNNNNNNNNNNNNNNNNNNNNNNNNNNNNNNNNNNNNNNNNNNNNNNNNNNNNNNNNNNNNNNNNNNNNNNNNNNNNNNNNNNNNNNNNNNNNNNNNNNNNNNNNNNNNNNNNNNNNNNNNNNNNNNNNNNNNNNNNNNNNNNNNNNNNNNNNNNNNNNNNNNNNNNNNNNNNNNNNNNNNNNNNNNNNNNNNNNNNNNNNNNNNNNNNNNNNNNNNNNNNNNNNNNNNNNNNNNNNNNNNNNNNNNNNNNNNNNNNNNNNNNNNNNNNNNNNNNNNNNNNNNNNNNNNNNNNNNNNNNNNNNNNNNNNNNNNNNNNNNNNNNNNNNNNNNNNNNNNNNNNNNNNNNNNNNNNNNNNNNNNNNNNNNNNNNNNNNNNNNNNNNNNNNNNNNNNNNNNNNNNNNNNNNNNNNNNNNNNNNNNNNNNNNNNNNNNNNNNNNNNNNNNNNNNNNNNNNNNNNNNNNNNNNNNNNNNNNNNNNNNNNNNNNNNNNNNNNNNNNNNNNNNNNNNNNNNNNNNNNNNNNNNNNNNNNNNNNNNNNNNNNNNNNNNNNNNNNNNNNNNNNNNNNNNNNNNNNNNNNNNNNNNNNNNNNNNNNNNNNNNNNNNNNNNNNNNNNNNNNNNNNNNNNNNNNNNNNNNNNNNNNNNNNNNNNNNNNNNNNNNNNNNNNNNNNNNNNNNNNNNNNNNNNNNNNNNNNNNNNNNNNNNNNNNNNNNNNNNNNNNNNNNNNNNNNNNNNNNNNNNNNNNNNNNNNNNNNNNNNNNNNNNNNNNNNNNNNNNNNNNNNNNNNNNNNNNNNNNNNNNNNNNNNNNNNNNNNNNNNNNNNNNNNNNNNNNNNNNNNNNNNNNNNNNNNNNNNNNNNNNNNNNNNNNNNNNNNNNNNNNNNNNNNNNNNNNNNNNNNNNNNNNNNNNNNNNNNNNNNNNNNNNNNNNNNNNNNNNNNNNNNNNNNNNNNNNNNNNNNNNNNNNNNNNNNNNNNNNNNNNNNNNNNNNNNNNNNNNNNNNNNNNNNNNNNNNNNNNNNNNNNNNNNNNNNNNNNNNNNNNNNNNNNNNNNNNNNNNNNNNNNNNNNNNNNNNNNNNNNNNNNNNNNNNNNNNNNNNNNNNNNNNNNNNNNNNNNNNNNNNNNNNNNNNNNNNNNNNNNNNNNNNNNNNNNNNNNNNNNNNNNNNNNNNNNNNNNNNNNNNNNNNNNNNNNNNNNNNNNNNNNNNNNNNNNNNNNNNNNNNNNNNNNNNNNNNNNNNNNNNNNNNNNNNNNNNNNNNNNNNNNNNNNNNNNNNNNNNNNNNNNNNNNNNNNNNNNNNNNNNNNNNNNNNNNNNNNNNNNNNNNNNNNNNNNNNNNNNNNNNNNNNNNNNNNNNNNNNNNNNNNNNNNNNNNNNNNNNNNNNNNNNNNNNNNNNNNNNNNNNNNNNNNNNNNNNNNNNNNNNNNNNNNNNNNNNNNNNNNNNNNNNNNNNNNNNNNNNNNNNNNNNNNNNNNNNNNNNNNNNNNNNNNNNNNNNNNNNNNNNNtaatatttaaaaaattttaaaaatatattgttactaatattttttaattaaataaaattttttaaattctataaaaatggattttttttgTGACCGTCTTTTTTTCtatttagtattaattttttatatttcaacGACTATAACGGAGAGATTTTTTCAACTAtaaatattgtgaaaaataactcaaaaataaaataaaagatgaattttttgctaattgtcttttaattatattgaaaagaaaattactgaaaaatttgatacaaattctattatcgatgaattttatgataagAAAAATCGACCACTTTATTTACTTTGTTAGTAAAAAGTACacacatattttttatattttaaaatatattctttatcgatatatttttgtaatacatcttacattatataattttttgtataattttttaatattatatatgttattaattcctataataatatttttagatCTGCCTCTCTGCGAGAAGATATGAGCTAGCTGGGTACAAAGCAAtcacaaaattaattaaattgtacCAGTGAAAATAGCATGCTTTAAAAGACTAGTCTAACCTCTCAATTTTCATAAATTGTATAATTCGACAAATATCACTTTTTCAATGAAAACTTTGTTTATTATCTTTGTATTCTCTTCTTTGTTCCTTAGATTCTATCATAATTTTTTAGGCTATTATATTTTCTAGAAAAAGTGATGATAAGAGATTGTAGTGAGACTAGAAGTTTATTTAATTTACATTAGTGTAAAGTAAAACTTGAGTAACAATGTCGTATATTAATATATTCTTTCCCTTTAATTTGAAAAGTCGAAGTGGTGTTAGGTTAATAAGTAGCCGACAAAATCATGTGAAAAATGTGCTTGTTTCTAATTATGTTTGTGGATTATGACCGAGTTATCATAAACATGAAGACAAATAATATTTACTTTAAAAACTTATATTCAATTATTCATATATAAACATGTCATATCTAAGAggggaaattaaagaaaaaagaatatattCCTTGAAGTATTATCATTATGATTTAGATATAATTTTGTGAAGTGGAACCTTGCTTAAGCTGTGTTGAATATGTATCTGGTGGTTAGTGTTACCCAGATGGTTGTTAGAATTTTATATTCTAATTGcgatttaatttattatttggatgttactaaaattattaaaaaaatttattagttaattattttttaaacaaatagTAATATAACGAAACAACGATTAAATAAGTTACATCACATTAAATGCAGCACAATGGCAGCATGGCAAAATTTGAAACCGCCGAATTCaaaagttaaaaatataatttaaaggtGTTAAATGATGGAAAACGGCATAACAAAAAAgatagaaataaaagaaaaagacattCAACACGTAAAGACATATGTATCTTATCACAAAAAATATTACTGACTTTAGTATCAGAGTATTTTGTAGGTTGTCTACCTATCCTGGTTCTATATACTTTGAAACTAGGATCTTCGATCTTCACCCCTTTCGTTCATAAACTCACGTCATGTACGAATATTTGGCGCCATATAGATCATACTTCATCATAGACCgtgtttaatatttattaattctaacaataattaataaatattaaataaaataaagttaaattatttttaaataatattttttaattattaaatattttaaaaaatttaaatagatTTTTAAAGATGGAATAGCTGCTGCATTTAGAAAGATTCAACACACACTTTGATTGGCAGATTTCCTTTGTTTTGAGCACTGCATTTCCTGATCAGTGATGAGCCGGCCacaattatatttttcttctttgtttctctCTTTTGTTTGTACCTTTCATTCTCCattttattattcatttattcTCTCTCTTTCGTTAATACAACTGTATTAATTAATACACGCTGCTTAATTACTTTATTTAATTCTTTGTGGTTTCATTTCATCCCTAAATATTATCATCATCACATTAAAAGAAAGAGCATATGCTGTAATGTACTTGTATTGCTTTGGAAATTTTAGAACCGCTAAATAATATGCTAGTTACCTATTTGTAAAATTGGTAatgctagaaaaataaaaaaattagtcaaatttctgttatttaatatttattaataatgataataattaataaatattaaataaaaaaattttaattgattttaattaattattttttattaccaaatatttttattgtaaactattgtatgttttattttttatttttttaaattatagttcAATAAATTTTAAAAGTCTATTTTAGTTTTTCTTAATAGTTTATTCGGCTAATATTGACGTGACAAGTTAGATAAATACTAAAGAGGAATATTAGGGGcagtaattttggtgttttgtaaccatcaattagtcattaatagtatttttaatggtgtaaaattatatctaatggtgaaaaattacttatttttgtttTGATAGTTAAATGCTGGCtagaaaatacaaaagttgctgaTCCCTGAACTTTTCCAATACTAAATAGTAGCATAAGGTTGTCATcttatgaagaaaaataaaaaatcaaacatgTAAACTCATATATTTTGAGTTAATACATATTTTATTATTCTAATCTAACTACTTAcaattttatcttttattgttGCATTGAGTTAGGATCCGGAGTACATAAACAACTAAATACAAACAAAatagaaatatgattaattattaatattagcTTCTAAGAAAAGGAATATCCAAGAGTTTAACGATTACTTACCTAAAATGatgtgaagaagaagaatatCTATCTCATGCTACATAGTCAAGAAATGCGATTAAATTTCCTAAAGTTGATTCTCACTAGTTAGTTCTCCAATCAATGCATGTTTGGAAGGACAAAAGACATCTCACGCCATTCATTGGCAATTTGGCATGAAAAAGGCCTCTATGCATGTTTCCATGAACTACAAGtcaaaatttgaattttcatgGCAATAAAACAAGAACAAGTTGTCAATGACCTAATTTCAAGGTTAAAAATGTATGAGACTCGGCGATTAGGAATGTTAAAAATGCCTCCATTGCACATGAGAAGTCATGATGTGTCACGGTCTCAGTTTTATAAACAACGCATTTATGGGAGTTTAAAGTCTGCCAGCCTTGAATTAAAGAAATTCAAAGCTATAATTTTTATACTTTCCTTACTTAATTATCTGCCTTAACTCGAATTCAACTCTTTTAGATAGTCAACAAGAAGTGCAACTACCTGgtatcaactagcaactttttattttattttttatttttttagagtaAATATGAACTTAAACTATAATGAGAAAcctttaaaatcaaataaaataaaacattcaaaatctaaaaaaatatctaaaactaaataaaaacaaacgtTCAAAATCATTGTAAAAAGAATATTCAAAacttaataaaaagaaacatttgaatcgtaataaaaaaaaatttaaaatctaataaaaaataaaaatttaaaattattttaaaacattcaaaatttaataaaacgagacatctaaaattattaaaaaaagaatatctaaagactaataaaaaaaatttaaaactattaaaaaataattcaaactcaaaaagaagagACATCTAAAACATAAGAAAAATAAAcatccaaaactaataaaaagagttGTCCAAAACTAAGAAGATATTGCaaagaaaaatatctaaaactattaaaaaaaatcatccaaatccaAAAGGAAGAAACTTtcaaaacataagaaaaagaagCATCCaaaatttaagagaaaaaaaaaattcaaaactaataaaaagaatcgtCTAAAACCAAAAAGATCTTGCGCAAGGAGAGGTCGCGGCTAAACTTGTTGAGCCGCCGTGGGGAGCTCTCAACCACCGGGAGATTTTGGGGAGGAATCAAATGagagaatataaaataaaaagacaccacatccaactcaaaaaccttaaggtagtaagttaatggatctctcatcttataaactcctcactcttccttactTTCGTTGATGTGAGACTAACTTcatacactcctcacacttgcaacattaacaatcTCTCCCTCAAGTATGAGCATTCACATCAAGCATCAACTCCCTTCTAGCTCCTCCACCACATATgagtattcgtccatcacacTGCCGCAAAATACCGCGGGACATGCCACCCGAACCACTTTTGACGAgaagactttcgatgcttcaTCTTGAATACTCTttaaaccaaaccgattaacCAACAAGCTCTGATGCCAGTATGAAAGAGCCCAGCAGTAGAAACAACACAAATATTCAACACAAGAACAATATAAaagcactcacaacacaatatgaCAGCAACTAtgaacaagcaaatatagcaagtaaagcaataacaagaacacaccgagattttaacaTGAAAAACaccctcaatgtgagaggtaaaaatcACGAGTCATTCAAACCAATGAAATAGTTctactataatcaaatgaggtacaagagagtctcaaacaaagtacaaaaatgtgcatataaccagccaaaatATCAAAGCACCAAAACTTACAAATGAGAagcaagaaaatgaaaaataccCAAAAACAGAGATGCTGTTCGAAGCTTATTTCT contains the following coding sequences:
- the LOC107631346 gene encoding H/ACA ribonucleoprotein complex subunit 3-like protein; translated protein: MYLQFYINDNGDKVYTTKKETPLGLATQSAHPARFSPDDKYSRQRVLLKKRFGLLPTQQPPPKY